CAATGGAGAGGAACGTCTGCCACTAAATCATGCCACCAGATATCTCTGCCTTCCTGCATGGGCGCCAGCTGCGGATCGCCGACTCTCTTCACGACCACTACCTTTTCCACGGAAGGAGCGTTTTCCAAAGCCGCATCGGTGTTGAGTTTTAAAGGTACCGGCTTACCTCTCCGGTAACCACCGTCGGCGGTTACCACCACTTTGGCCTGGCAGTCATTAATGCGCTCCCGGAGAGCTTCTGCGGAGAAACCGCCGAATACGACGCTGTGGGGCGCACCAATCCGGGCGCAAGCCAGCATGGCAATCGCCAGTTCGGGAATCATGGGCATGTATAAAGTGACCCGGTCGCCTTTTTGCACGCCGAGTTTCTTGAGCCCGTTGGCAAAGCGGTTCACTTCATAATAGAGCTGTTGATAGGTGAGAATGCGGGAATCTCCCGGTTCTCCTTCCCAGATCAGGGCAGCTTTGTTTTTCCTGAAGGTTTTCAGGTGCCGGTCAACACAGTTATAGGACACGTTCAGTTTGCCGTTCACAAACCACTTGGAGAAAGGTACGTTCCACTCCAGGACTTTATCCCATTTCTTAAACCAATCGAGCCGTTCGGCTTGAGCAGCCCAAAAAGCTTCCAAATCCTTCTTTGCTTCTTCGTACAGGCCCAGATCCTTGGTATTGGCCTGCGCTACGAATTCAGGAGAAGGATGAAAGATCTTATCGCCTTTGGTCAAGGTTACTTCTTGGGGGATACTCATGTTCAAGCCTCCTTTATAAATTTACAGATAATGACGAAAAGAAAACGGGGTAACGGCCGCTCGGACACTCCCTCCTTTCCTGGGTTTTCCATTTGTGGTAGAGAAAATAGTATTGTTGTTATATCATACCGCACTTCATAAATATTTTAAAGAATATTCTGGCAAGTGGGAAAATTTTAACACCAATTGGTCATGTTTCAGTTGTCAGTGGTTAGGAAGAAAAGGTATAAACCTTCAGAAGTGGTTCTAACTGTCTTTAATGGTAGAAGCATGGTCGCATCGCCAAGGGATGAAATGAACCTGAACCGTTAGGCGGTCGTAGGCGGCTTTTCCATAGATTATAGTTTCTCATTACAATGAGGTCAAGAACATCCCAAGGAGGTGAAGTTAAATGGCGGTAATTGTGCAGCCAATGGAAGCTTCCTTAAGACTGGTGGTTATTGAAGGTACCACCGGCCAGGGTGATCCCATTTACCGGGTCCGCACTTTCAACCGGGTCAAGCCCGACGCCGATCCCCAGTCGGTGTATGAAGTGGGCCAGCACCTGGCCGGGCTGCAAGCTTATCCTTTGAGCGACATCCAAATGATTGTCCAGAACGTTTTGAGTGAAAGCTAAAACGGCTGTACGCGATAACCGGAGGAAGGAGGTGGGAACATGTCTACTGCCAGGTTGGAAATGTCTTTCCGCAATGCGGAGGGAAGACGGGTTACTTTATCGGTGCTTAACCCGAGAGAGGACCTCAGTACCCAAGAGGTCCGCGATGCCATGGAAGCCATTGTCGCCCACAATGTCTTTACCAGCAACGGCGGCGACCTGGTGGAAGTAATCGGCGCTCGTCTGGTGAGCCGGGAAGTGGTGGAGCTGTTCTAAACGTCAGGGGGAGCCTTGGGGCTCCCTTAAGCTTTTTAATACGGGTACGGCGCCAGGGTCAAAAGCTCTTCCGCCTTTAATACCGCCGGCTGCCGGAAGGAGAGATTGTACACTCCCTCGACGGCCACGTAAGGGGTAATCTCCTGGCGGTGATTGAGCACGGGAGCCAACCGGAGGGGCCAGGGGCATGGTATCTCTATCTTCGTATGCCAGGCCCTTCCCCTGTCACCGGAGCGCCGGCAGACCAGTACGTTCGGTTCCCCCACCAGGAGCATCGGTTCGCTGTCATATAAAGTGAGGACCGGTTCACCGGCTATGGAGGAGAAACCCGGAAATTGTTCCTCTTGACATGCTTCTTGGGCCGGATCGAGTACCAGCAGGTATAAGGTCTGGCTGTTTCCTTGGGGCAAGAAATAGCTGAAGTATAATACGTCCCGCCACAGCCAGCACTGCAGTTTGCGGCCATCTGGCGGAACCGAAGCAAGAAACTGCTCCGGTAACCACTGCCGGTCCGTCACAGAGAAGCTCCGGGCGAAAAAACGGGTGGTGGATTCATGAATTTCTTTCAGGATGAGCACCGGGTGATCTTCTGCCTGCAAAAAGAACCGGTAGGGAGTGCACCGGAGCTGCCGGCCGGGAATCTCCGAAGAGTGGACTTGCTGCCCTGACAGGATATAATGCCGGTTATGCCCATTTGTATGGAGGACCACATGCATTTCCTCTCCGTGAAGGAGAGTCCGGTAGGCCGGGGATACCCCGGGCCAGGCATGAAGCTTTTGCCAGCGGTTTTGGTGGAAGCGATAATAAGTTAATGTGTGGCCGGTATCGAGGATACATAGATGGACTTGATACGGGGAGGTCACCTGGACCTGAAAGCTAAGGACATTGTCCACTTCATGGCCGGTCAGGTGCAGTTGGTAACGCAAAGAGTGACCGAGCAATTTAAAATTCATCAGGTCGCCGGAAGGTGCCAGGATCAACAAGGCAGTCACCTCCTCAGTCAGGCTGGTTCTAATAATTATGCCGGTCCGGTAAGAAATATCAGCCTTGAATTTATAAGTCAGCCGGGAAAATGGAAATTTTTCCAAAAACATCACCGGGCGTGTAACCAATATCAGGAAACCGAAGTATTATATACCAGACGGAAGGGAATTCCGTCAACAAAGACAACATGACTGAATTCAAAGGGGGAAAACGAATGTTTGACAACAAAATGACTCGTCAGCAGCCGAGTCCGGGTGAGTGCCCGCCGGAGGGTTGCCCGCCGCCAACCAGGATTGAATGTATCGCCGTCGACAAAGTTTATGACAGCTGCTTCCAAGTAGATGATCGGACCAGAACCTTCACGGTGGAGTTTACCGGTTTGGAAGTCGGCGATCTGGTGACCTGCGGCTTAACCGAGGGCGGCGTCATTTCTTGTACGGAAGTGTCCCGGACCGACGTGGGCGGGGGGTTCTTCTCCATTACCCTGTTGGTGACGGTGCCCCTGACCATTACCAATCCGGAGGATGATACCCAGACCGAAGACGTGACTTTCAACTTCACCAAGACCGTGACCCTGTGCGCTCCGGAAGAAGCCGCCATTACCTGCGCCGAGAGCACCCTTATTAACTGTAGCTGCGTGGTTACCGAGGCCACCGATACCGACGTTACCATCTCCTGCGACATTCAAATCTGCTTGGTTGTCAAGGCGATCTTGAACGTGCAGCTGCTGGTGCCCAGCTACGGGTTCTGTCAACCGGCTCCTTGTGTTACCTTGCCCGGTGTTTGCCCGCCTGCTCCGCCTGCCCAGTGCTTCTAGGCGAAAAGCTGCCGGCCGCACCGGCAGCTTATGGTACATAGGGATTAATTAGTCTCCTGCTTGAGTTCTTTGAACCCGGTAAAGGCATCGGTGCCTCCCTCCGGTTTTATTTTCTCCCGCGGTTCCTCTTGCGGGGCGGGAATTCCCAATTGAATAAGTCCGTTGGCCTCTAAAAGGGCCAGGCAGCACGGGTTGAGCCGGCAGTTCTTAGTGATGGTGTTAAACAAGGCAGCGAGTTCAGGGTTGTTTTTTCCATTCCGGAAATGAAAGGTGCTCAGCAGCATGGATTTTCCTCCTCATGCAAATGTTTCCTTATTTCCATGCTATGCACGGGAGCTGCCGGCTGCCAGCGGTCATAAAACAAAACAGCCCGGTATTTCCAGGCTGTCTGTTTATTTCACCTACTGCATGATAAACAGCTGGGTGATATAGACCCCGTAAGGCCCTTGCACGACGCCGATGCCGATGTGGGTGAAATTGGGGTTGAGGATGTTATTCCGGTGTCCTTCACTGGCCATGAGCAGGGCATGGGCATGGGTGACGTTGCGGGCCTGGGCCAGGTTCTCTCCTACGGAGCGGAAGCCGATACCATGATTGTAAACCATACTGGCAAAGGAACCATAGGTAGGCGAAGTATGGGAGAAATAATTGTTCTGCAGCATGTCCTGGGACTTGAGTTGGGCTACTTCCGCCAGCTTGGCGTGGACCGCGAGGGGCTTTAGGCCCTTTTTGGCTCTTTCTTCGTTGACTAAGCTCACCATTTTGGCTGCTTCACTGCTTAAAACACTTCCCCCGGCAGCCGGTGGGTTCGCAGGGGCGGTGGGTGGGTTGGCCGGTGTAGTGGGGGTTGGGCCGGGATTGGACGGCGCTGGGCTGCCCCCTTGGGATTTCTGGGCCCGCAAATAGCGGATCAAGTCAGCGGTGGACATGTTACCTGTATCCGGTGGGGGATCCTGTTCAGCAGGGGTTGTGACGGCAGGAGGGTGCTGGTAGCCTGGGTTGCTGGGCTGTCCTCCTTTGAGATGGGCTGCCCCCCAAGAAGCCTGTGCCAGGCCCGGGGTTATTAACTGGCAGGCCAAAAGCAGCGACAAAGCGGTGGATAACAATCTTTTTCGCATAAGGCACCTCCATGAATTTTGCACGGTTTCTTCTATTGTAAGCAATAATCTAATAAATGCCAAAGGGACTGAGGCTGCCTCCCCAGCGGAGAGGGGCGAACTGCCCGGGAAGTCCGGCTATTCACTGCCTTCTCCGTAGGGTTAGGACAAGATGGTGAGATTTGGCAGCAAGGTGGCCCTTGCAGAAACTGCCCGGGGAATTAGCACTTTATTCCAGTTTACATCGTATGATATCCATGAAGAGTGAAATCATGAACATTTTAGTACAAAGGGAGGCGTCGTGTTTGAGCTGGCATGCGGATAAGTTAGAGGGGGAAGGCTCCAACGTCAAGACCCAGAGCAAGGTAAAGATGATCCTAACCCTGCTGGGCAACTTGACCGAGGCGGATGTACAGCGCATTAAAACGGAATTGGGCAAGCTGCCCGGGGTACGGGACGTGGACCTTAACTTGAGGACCAATAGATTGACCGTAGCTTTTGACATGCGCAAGATCAATGTGGAGAAAATCGCCTTGCGCCTGTCCGAGCTGGGCTACAACTATGTCAAACGTGCCTGAAAAAGCTGTGAAGCCAGGTAGGTTACCCGGCTTTAACAAGGAGGGTGCTGAAGGACCTCATCAAAAATTGGAGCCAGGCGAATTGCCTGGCTTTTCGCGTTAACTGCGCTGCATTTGTTTGGACAAGAAGGTGGCTGCCGTATGAGCCAAATTGAGTTCGATATCTCCCATCTTGGCATGGGGCTTTTTCGGCGCGATACAAACACATCCGATGACCCGGTCCGTCATAATCGGCGCCACCACCATGGATTCAAATACACGGCCGTTTTGCGTAATGGTGCCGCGGGTGATGACCGGTTTGCGCTGCTGCATGGTTTCGGCTATGTCCCCTAGTTTTTGCCCGGCGAATTCTTTCTTGGGTGCCCCGGCGACGGCGATGATACTGTCTTCATCACCGATTACCGCAATGGCCCCCAGGGTATCCGCCAG
The genomic region above belongs to Clostridia bacterium and contains:
- a CDS encoding DUF1659 domain-containing protein codes for the protein MAVIVQPMEASLRLVVIEGTTGQGDPIYRVRTFNRVKPDADPQSVYEVGQHLAGLQAYPLSDIQMIVQNVLSES
- a CDS encoding DUF2922 domain-containing protein, with the translated sequence MSTARLEMSFRNAEGRRVTLSVLNPREDLSTQEVRDAMEAIVAHNVFTSNGGDLVEVIGARLVSREVVELF
- a CDS encoding heavy-metal-associated domain-containing protein; this translates as MSWHADKLEGEGSNVKTQSKVKMILTLLGNLTEADVQRIKTELGKLPGVRDVDLNLRTNRLTVAFDMRKINVEKIALRLSELGYNYVKRA
- a CDS encoding AbrB/MazE/SpoVT family DNA-binding domain-containing protein, which codes for MKATGVVRRIDDLGRVVIPKEIRRTLRIREGEPLEIFTDRDGEVILKKYIPINDLGLYAQEYVEVLADTLGAIAVIGDEDSIIAVAGAPKKEFAGQKLGDIAETMQQRKPVITRGTITQNGRVFESMVVAPIMTDRVIGCVCIAPKKPHAKMGDIELNLAHTAATFLSKQMQRS